One genomic window of Arachis hypogaea cultivar Tifrunner chromosome 8, arahy.Tifrunner.gnm2.J5K5, whole genome shotgun sequence includes the following:
- the LOC112707218 gene encoding probable WRKY transcription factor 69 isoform X2, whose protein sequence is MYRRINTRPLYVADIEDQENEPEPASEAGPASPSSGDDTKFEAPSPKKRREMKKRVVTIPIGDVDGSKSKGESYPPSDSWAWRKYGQKPIKGSPYPRGYYRCSSSKGCPARKQVERSRVYPTKLIVTYNYEHNHSLPVTKSHSSSSSSSSATINATATAVTEVAVATSPSESAAGFPPEDLTVFSSHVDLDLSGDSAVLLSHHNHHGFGWFDDVASAGGVLESPICGGVDDMALTAEEEDGEESLFAGLGELPECSAVFRRRNIPSASAIQCGGITG, encoded by the exons ATGTACCGTAGAATCAACACCCGACCATTATACGTGGCTGACATAGAGGACCAGGAGAACGAGCCCGAGCCCGCATCAGAAGCCGGGCCTGCTTCTCCTTCCTCAGGTGATGACACAAAATTTGAAGCACCATCACCTAAGAAAAG GAGGGAGATGAAGAAGAGAGTGGTCACAATACCGATCGGTGACGTGGACGGATCTAAGAGCAAAGGAGAATCATATCCACCGTCCGATTCATGGGCCTGGAGGAAGTACGGCCAGAAGCCCATCAAAGGCTCACCTTACCCAAG AGGATATTACCGATGCAGCAGCTCAAAAGGGTGCCCGGCGAGGAAGCAAGTTGAACGAAGCCGTGTGTATCCCACAAAGCTCATCGTCACCTACAACTACGAACACAACCACTCTCTTCCGGTAACCAAATCccactcctcctcctcttcctcctcttccgcCACCATTAACGCCACCGCTACCGCCGTCACCGAAGTCGCTGTGGCCACCTCTCCCTCCGAGTCCGCCGCTGGCTTCCCGCCGGAGGATCTGACGGTATTCTCGAGCCACGTCGATCTCGACCTCTCCGGCGACTCCGCAGTACTTCTCAGCCACCACAACCACCACGGATTCGGGTGGTTCGACGACGTGGCCTCCGCCGGCGGCGTCCTGGAGAGTCCGATCTGCGGCGGCGTTGATGACATGGCGCTGACGGCGGAGGAAGAGGACGGGGAAGAGTCGCTTTTCGCCGGCCTCGGCGAGCTGCCGGAGTGCTCGGCTGTTTTCCGGAGGAGGAATATTCCAAGCGCCAGCGCGATCCAGTGCGGTGGCATCACAGGATAA
- the LOC112707218 gene encoding probable WRKY transcription factor 69 isoform X1, whose amino-acid sequence MYRRINTRPLYVADIEDQENEPEPASEAGPASPSSGDDTKFEAPSPKKRGFHDTVRRREMKKRVVTIPIGDVDGSKSKGESYPPSDSWAWRKYGQKPIKGSPYPRGYYRCSSSKGCPARKQVERSRVYPTKLIVTYNYEHNHSLPVTKSHSSSSSSSSATINATATAVTEVAVATSPSESAAGFPPEDLTVFSSHVDLDLSGDSAVLLSHHNHHGFGWFDDVASAGGVLESPICGGVDDMALTAEEEDGEESLFAGLGELPECSAVFRRRNIPSASAIQCGGITG is encoded by the exons ATGTACCGTAGAATCAACACCCGACCATTATACGTGGCTGACATAGAGGACCAGGAGAACGAGCCCGAGCCCGCATCAGAAGCCGGGCCTGCTTCTCCTTCCTCAGGTGATGACACAAAATTTGAAGCACCATCACCTAAGAAAAG GGGGTTTCATGATACGGTACGTAGGAGGGAGATGAAGAAGAGAGTGGTCACAATACCGATCGGTGACGTGGACGGATCTAAGAGCAAAGGAGAATCATATCCACCGTCCGATTCATGGGCCTGGAGGAAGTACGGCCAGAAGCCCATCAAAGGCTCACCTTACCCAAG AGGATATTACCGATGCAGCAGCTCAAAAGGGTGCCCGGCGAGGAAGCAAGTTGAACGAAGCCGTGTGTATCCCACAAAGCTCATCGTCACCTACAACTACGAACACAACCACTCTCTTCCGGTAACCAAATCccactcctcctcctcttcctcctcttccgcCACCATTAACGCCACCGCTACCGCCGTCACCGAAGTCGCTGTGGCCACCTCTCCCTCCGAGTCCGCCGCTGGCTTCCCGCCGGAGGATCTGACGGTATTCTCGAGCCACGTCGATCTCGACCTCTCCGGCGACTCCGCAGTACTTCTCAGCCACCACAACCACCACGGATTCGGGTGGTTCGACGACGTGGCCTCCGCCGGCGGCGTCCTGGAGAGTCCGATCTGCGGCGGCGTTGATGACATGGCGCTGACGGCGGAGGAAGAGGACGGGGAAGAGTCGCTTTTCGCCGGCCTCGGCGAGCTGCCGGAGTGCTCGGCTGTTTTCCGGAGGAGGAATATTCCAAGCGCCAGCGCGATCCAGTGCGGTGGCATCACAGGATAA
- the LOC112707219 gene encoding ras-related protein Rab11D, which produces MAAYRGEEEYDYLFKLVLIGDSGVGKSNLLSRFTRNEFNLESKSTIGVEFATKTLNIDSKVVKAQIWDTAGQERYRAITSAYYRGAVGALLVYDVTRHSTFENASRWLKELRDHTDPNIVVMLIGNKSDLRHLIAVPTDDGKSFAERESLYFMETSALEATNVENAFTEVLTQIYRIVSKRAVEAGDNSDTSAVPSKGQTINVKEDSSVLKRFGCCSN; this is translated from the exons ATGGCCGCGTACAGAGGCGAGGAAGAGTACGATTACCTGTTCAAGCTGGTTCTGATCGGCGATTCGGGTGTTGGCAAGTCTAATCTCCTTTCCAGGTTCACCAGGAACGAGTTCAACTTGGAGTCAAAGTCCACCATAGGTGTTGAGTTCGCTACTAAGACCTTGAATATTGATTCCAAGGTCGTCAAGGCCCAGATTTGGGACACCGCTGGACAAGaaag GTACCGAGCAATTACCAGTGCGTACTACCGAGGAGCTGTTGGTGCCTTACTTGTATATGATGTCACACGGCATTCTACATTTGAGAATGCTTCAAGGTGGTTGAAAGAGTTGAGGGATCACACAGACCCTAACATTGTGGTCATGCTAATTGGAAACAAATCGGATCTCCGACACCTCATTGCCGTCCCAACAGATGATGGAAAATCTTTCGCAGAGAGGGAATCTCTCTACTTCATGGAGACTTCTGCTTTGGAGGCAACCAATGTTGAGAATGCATTCACTGAGGTTCTTACTCAGATATACCGCATAGTGAGCAAGAGAGCTGTCGAGGCCGGGGACAACAGTGATACTTCAGCCGTTCCCTCTAAAGGACAGACAATAAATGTGAAAGAGGATTCTTCGGTTTTGAAGAGATTTGGATGCTGCTCAAACTAA